AACACGAGGCGTACTTGCGAATGCCAACAGTCCTAAAACGCTGCGCTTAGTGACTCACTATGGGGTAACCAGCGACGACGCGATAAAAGCTGTGGAGGTTTTCGCCGACATTATTAGGCAGTGATCCAGAAAAGAACTGTGCTTTGACTTGTTCTTGTGCTAAGGAGTTGTTGTCCTGTAATCTTGCTTATTTAGGTGCCTGGAAAGTGAGATGGGATTAAAGTCATGTCTATTTTTCTGGACGGGTCCTACCTTGTTGTCACCGTGCTTTAAGCATCCTGAGCCACTTTGGCTCGTAATACAGAGCGAAATACGGCACGGCTTTGCTTCCAAAAGATAACTTGAAGTTGGCAAGGCGCGGCAAGTTAATAGCGCACCAATCAAAATACGAGTAGCCTTCCTTCTTAAGGTTCTCCAAAATGGTGAACATGAGCAGCGGTGAAGCGCCCAGTGAAAGCCCTTCATGGGTGTTTCCAGAAACATAGTAGTAAGCGCATTTGCCTTGCAATAATATGGCTGCAAACCCCACCAGTCGTCCATCATCTTTTTTTGCTGTGTAAATCCTAATCTTTTCTCCCAGTTCCGGAAGTGCCATGAAGAAATCTTTTGAGTAAGGTGGTTCAATGGATTTACGGTCGAAAGTGCTTATGTAAATATCCCAAAGAGGTTCCATGTCGCGGGTCTCTTCCACTGCTATGTTCTCTCTCTGTGCCTTGTAGATGATGTTACGTTGTTTCTGCTCCACTTTCATGATGTCGAAATCTTTTAGGTCGCTCAGAGCAGTGTACAGCACCTGCATTCCAAAACCTTCTCTTTGGAAGCCACGCACGTCCTGAAAAAAGCTTGTAGCCGATATGTAGTGGATAACAGAAAAGTTTTTCTTCAAGTACTCGCCCAAGGCGATCTGAGCGTCCAGAAGGGTGCGATGGCTTAGTTTATCATAAATTAGGGGCATGTAAGTCATGGGCGGTGCAGGCCTTATGTGCCTTCCTACTTTTCTCAGTGCGGCACCCATAAATATGTTCCCAGATGAGACCACCGATAAGGTGAAACTTTGTCCGTCATAACAAGTGTCCACCAACTTTAAAAAGGAGCTGTTGGCGAATGGCGACGGACATTCAAGCTTTTCCACAAACTGATCCCATTTGGGGTGATTCTCAACAATTTCGAACTTTGCCATGCCAGTTATAAGTTTAGCAAAGAACAAAGATTCACAAAATGGATTATTCTTGCTCGATTGTCTTTACTTAGTCCTTGGCGCCGTTTATGGCAACATGAAATTCTTCATGTTTGGCGCCTTCCGATATGCAGAACGTATACCACTTAGTGCAGCGCATCTATTTCACACGTTCAGTAAAACTATTCCTCTATGTAGTGGTAGTGCCACATTGTAAATGGTTAGGTTCTCCTCTTTGTACATCCATTGGGGTGCATAGTGACAGTGTCCATGGATCACAGTAATGGGAAGGTCTAAAAGGCTTTGGAGAAGTTTTTCTGAGGTGAGTTGCAGTGGATTAGGTACTGGGTCAATGGTGTATGTGCCCACAGCATAATGGGTCAGCAATATGGAATTAGGGTGCTTTGAAGCGAAGGTTTCGATCTTTTCCATGCGATTTTCGTAAATCTTGGTAATACCCGGTACGGCTTTGCTTTGCCAAGCCGTGGGCTCATCAAGTACTCCCGTAGTACCGAAAATGTCAACGCCTTTTACCTGTACTTGTTCATCGTCAAGCCAGATTATGTCAGAGTATTCCCTTTTTAGTTTTCTTTTCGTGTTCTCAAATTCTTCGTTGCCAAATATGGCGACCACGGGAACATCTTCCCAGTTCTGACGGACTTCTTCATGGATCAGGTCAAAAGCGCCTGCGGCGCCTCTTAGAACCAAATCACCCGCAAGTAGAAACAAATCTGGCACAGGCAAGTTTCTTATGCTGTCAATGAAAAGCCTGATGTATTTGGGACTGTGTATGTCTGAACTGGCTGCTATGAGCATGTTCTTTTAATTATAGGATTAACTGTGTTAACGTAGCATTCTCTACCTCGATTTAAAATTAGAAACATTCAAGAGCTAAGCTGGTGATGCCGAATCATGAATGAGAAGTGGTTAGATCGTCTTTACAGGACATTTCCTGCACTCAGTTACAGGAACTTTAGACTTTTTTGGTTTGGTCAAGCGGTTTCTCTTATTGGCACTTGGATTCAAAATGTGGGACAAGGCTGGCTGGTGTTGGAACTAACTAACAATTCTGCTTACATGCTTGGTATAGTCACAATGCTGCAAACTCTCCCAGTACTGCTTCTTTCCTTGGTTGCTGGCGCCTTCGTGGAACGTTTTCCTAAACGCAACGTTTTGCTGGTAACCCAAAGTTGTTTTGGTATTCTGGCAGCCGTTTTGGCCACACTTACTTTGTTTGGTGTAGTCAAGTACTGGCACGTACTCGTTCTTGCTACTCTGCTTGGTCTCACTAACACTTTTGACATGCCTGCGCGCCAAGCTTTGTACGCTGAAATAGTGGACAAAAAGGACTTGACGTCTGCGATTTCCATGAACTCCATGATATTTAATCTGGCTCGCATTGTGGGACCTAGTGTGGCTGCTTTTCTCATTGCGGCCTTGGGTATTGCCATCTGTTTTTACCTAAATGCACTCAGCTTTGTAGCTGTGATAGCAGGACTTTACATGATGGACATCTCACATATACATTTGCAGCCATCCGGACGCAGTGCAATGAAAGACATAATGGCAGGACTCAAATATGTGCGTACCAGACCGTCTATTATGTTTCCTCTTATCATGATGGGTACTCTTAGCTTGCTTGCCATGAATTTCAATATACTAGTTCCCACATTGGCAAAAGTACAGCTGAATATAGGAGTGACTGGCTACGGCACTTTAATGACCTTTATGGGACTAGGCGCTTTTCTTATTTCGTTGTACTTATCTGCAGTGGGATCACGTGGAGGTATAAATCACATTTATTGGTTTGGAGCTTACGGCTTAAGCTTATCGCTCTTGGCTTTATCTATTAGTAGGAGTGCATTCTTTGCAGAATTGTCTTTGTTTTTATCAGGTATTTGCATGCAGGCATTCAACACACTATCAAATACTGCCATTCAAATAAACAGTGAAGACGAGTTCCGTGGCAGGGTAATGAGCTTGTACTCACTCATGTTCGTGGGGGTTGCACCCTTTGGCAGTTACTTCTCGGGCTGGATTGCTCAAAACCTTGGTGTCAATTGGGCCTTCGGTATAAGTGGAGTGCTTAGTTTGATACTTGTTATGGTAATATCTATTTTCTGGTCAGCTTCTTTGAAGCGCCAACCGATTTAGGTGGGGGCTAAAGCTTAAGCACAATAACACCAAGAAAGGAGGTAACTCGTAATGAATGAGGTAGAAATTGTAGAAATGGATGAGGTTAAACGTATTGCGCTGATCGCACATGACAACAGGAAGCAAGACCTGTTGGATTGGGCTTCTTACAATGTGGAGACACTTAAAAAACACAAACTTTATGCTACTTGGGGTACGGGTACACTGCTCGAGGAAAAATTGGGTTTGGAAGTAATCAAATTCAAGCCAGGGCCATTGGGCGGTGACCAGGAAGTAGGCTCTCTCATAGCGAATAACGGTGTAGACATATTAGTTTTCTTCTGGGATCCTTTGGAACCCATGCCTCACGATCCAGATGTCAAAGCTTTGCTTAGAATTGCTGTAGTCTGGAACGTGGTAGTGGTTTCAGATAAAGCCACTGCTGACTTTGTGGTTTCTTCGCCTTTCTTTGAGAAGAAATATCCGCGCTTGGTGCGCAAATACGAGTACTAGGGCAATAGCCCTAGTACTCTGTGCTTTTCCACAATGGCGTCTGCTAATTTATCCAGTGCTTCGTAGTCTGTTTGGGTGGGAAGGCCTTTTACCAGAACTGGCTCAAAGAAGTCGGCTTTAATGCCACTAAAAAGCGACTTGACTGTTTCAAGTGTTTTTCCTCCCCAGCCGTATGAACCAATAAAGCCGTATGCTTTCGCCTTGGGTCTAAGTATGCTGACCCAGTAAGCTACTAGCTCAGCCATGGGGTGCATATTCGTAAGAATGGTTGGTGCTGCCAGAATTATGGTGGCTGCGTCTACTGTTGCCATGGTTAGCTCACCTAGGTCCGCTTTGGAAATATCATAAGGTTGTACTTCTACGCCCTTTTCAACGAGCTTGCTAGTGAGGTATTCCACCATGGCCTGAGTGCTTCCATGCATACTGATCCACGGTAGCAAAAC
The genomic region above belongs to Coprothermobacter proteolyticus DSM 5265 and contains:
- a CDS encoding GNAT family N-acetyltransferase; translation: MAKFEIVENHPKWDQFVEKLECPSPFANSSFLKLVDTCYDGQSFTLSVVSSGNIFMGAALRKVGRHIRPAPPMTYMPLIYDKLSHRTLLDAQIALGEYLKKNFSVIHYISATSFFQDVRGFQREGFGMQVLYTALSDLKDFDIMKVEQKQRNIIYKAQRENIAVEETRDMEPLWDIYISTFDRKSIEPPYSKDFFMALPELGEKIRIYTAKKDDGRLVGFAAILLQGKCAYYYVSGNTHEGLSLGASPLLMFTILENLKKEGYSYFDWCAINLPRLANFKLSFGSKAVPYFALYYEPKWLRMLKAR
- a CDS encoding MFS transporter, with amino-acid sequence MNEKWLDRLYRTFPALSYRNFRLFWFGQAVSLIGTWIQNVGQGWLVLELTNNSAYMLGIVTMLQTLPVLLLSLVAGAFVERFPKRNVLLVTQSCFGILAAVLATLTLFGVVKYWHVLVLATLLGLTNTFDMPARQALYAEIVDKKDLTSAISMNSMIFNLARIVGPSVAAFLIAALGIAICFYLNALSFVAVIAGLYMMDISHIHLQPSGRSAMKDIMAGLKYVRTRPSIMFPLIMMGTLSLLAMNFNILVPTLAKVQLNIGVTGYGTLMTFMGLGAFLISLYLSAVGSRGGINHIYWFGAYGLSLSLLALSISRSAFFAELSLFLSGICMQAFNTLSNTAIQINSEDEFRGRVMSLYSLMFVGVAPFGSYFSGWIAQNLGVNWAFGISGVLSLILVMVISIFWSASLKRQPI
- a CDS encoding metallophosphoesterase family protein, whose product is MLIAASSDIHSPKYIRLFIDSIRNLPVPDLFLLAGDLVLRGAAGAFDLIHEEVRQNWEDVPVVAIFGNEEFENTKRKLKREYSDIIWLDDEQVQVKGVDIFGTTGVLDEPTAWQSKAVPGITKIYENRMEKIETFASKHPNSILLTHYAVGTYTIDPVPNPLQLTSEKLLQSLLDLPITVIHGHCHYAPQWMYKEENLTIYNVALPLHRGIVLLNV
- a CDS encoding methylglyoxal synthase gives rise to the protein MNEVEIVEMDEVKRIALIAHDNRKQDLLDWASYNVETLKKHKLYATWGTGTLLEEKLGLEVIKFKPGPLGGDQEVGSLIANNGVDILVFFWDPLEPMPHDPDVKALLRIAVVWNVVVVSDKATADFVVSSPFFEKKYPRLVRKYEY